GAAACTTCTGTTGCCGCTTGATCGACCCACCTGTTGATTATTTGTTGATTATTGACCCAGAGTCTTGTTCCGTCATCGGTTCTTGTATAGAACCTGTAAGTTTGCGTGAATTGAGGGACTATAAAACCGGTCCATCTGGTTGAGAAGGTCTGGTTGGCTATTGATGAATGAGGAGAACCGCTTCCCCAAGTAAAGTTAATAGTCGGATCAATTCTTGAAAAAGTGGTTCCCGTAAAATCCATGTTGTTGTAATAAATAGCGGAAAGTCCGTTGCCGGTGGTTGGTGGTGGGGGTGTCGTGTCGTTAAAAGTAGCGGTATAAGCCGCGTTTGTGGATGCAGTTATATTGTGACTCGCGGCGCCGCTGTCTGACCAGGAAGCAAAGGTATAAGTTCTGCCACCCATTGTTTGAGGAGAAGGGGCGCTAATGGAGTTATTCGATCCTTCTATTACTGTACGAGTAAATGGTGCTGCGGTCGTGCCGCTGTTGAACCCAAGAGTCAAACCAGTAAGAGCAGTCTGCAGAGTAAGCGCTACTGTTTTTGGTTGGAGAGCAACGGATGCCGAACTTTCAAGTCCTTGGGAATCTTTTGCAGTCAGTTGTAGTTCAAGGTGTGATGGGTATTCGTGGTCCGGGGCGCTGAATGAACCACTGCTTGCGCCGCTAAAAGTTTGAATTGTATGGGTGTGACAGTTAGAAGGACAGTGCTGCATAAGGAGGGTCCAGGTTAAGGCCGATGCCGGTAGATCTCCGTCCTCGGGATCTGTTGCCGATCCTGAAAAGCTAATGACGTCTCCCACTTTCCAGGTATTTAAGGATGTCGGATTGTCGATTGTTGCAGTTGGTTGTTCGTTGGGCGGAGGAGGAGGTGTAGGTGTGGGTGTAGGAGTTGGCGCGGCGGTTCCATCATTCATCGTGTTTACTATTTCCGCGTCGGTCAATTTTCTGTTGTAGATTCTAACCTCGTCGATTAGACCATTGAAATATTGATGGCCGCACCAGGTGTCAGGACATGTATCTCCGATTGTGAATCTTGGAAAAGGATTTGGAACTGCGTGATTTGTGGATGGCTGGGTTTTAACAAGATTACCGTCGAGATAGATATACCTGTTTGTTCCATCGTAAGATGCTGCAACGTGATGCCAAGAGCCGTTTGTGAGGCTTGGGGCGCACAATTTTGCTTCGTTGGACCATGTCCACCAGTAATTAGAAATTATGTGGACCGTACTTGGACATGTGGAATCATTTCCAATTTTAAGCGCGGTTACCTGATTGGTTGTGTAATTACCCCAGCCGATAATGCCGTTGACTCCAATGGCGTTTGGGTTTACCCAGGCACTAATAGTGTAATTGGAGTTGCCTGTTGGTATGTTTGCCGCGCTGGAAACGGTGACGTTATTGCTGGTTCCATTAAAGCTAAGTCCTCCTCCTACTTTTCCCGTAGTCCAGGTCGCGCCGTTTACAGTGCCGAGGTTACCGCTGCCGGCTGTGTTTACGGTTGTGGTGCCCGAACCTTCAGAAAACGGCCAGTAAGCAACAAGACCATCGGTTGGTGCAGTACCGCCTGAGGGTGGTGGTGGAGGCGGAGGAGTATTGCCAACATATTTTACTCTTCTAATCTGCCCGTCAAAATTAACATAGAAAAGCTCCCCTTGGGGAGATATTTGCAGATCAACCGGCCTGGCTGCTTGTTCGACAAAGGGTTCAATGTTTTGAGGGCTTGGTAAACCGTTTGTTCCTTTCAACATAGCCCAAATGCAGTTTCGGGAAAAGTCGGCAAAAAACAGCGAGCCGTCATATTTGTCGGGGTACGCGCTACCTTCGTAAAATTCGAAGGCGACTCCCGCTAAAGAGGAGCTTCCTATGGTACATGTTTCTGTGGGTACGACTTTGTTGTTGTGGTTGTAAGTGAATACAGGTGGTGTGACAGCATTTGCTGAATATAAATTCTCACAAATATTTAAATTCAATGCATCGTAACCGGGCTGACGACCGTTGCCTTCATAACATGGCCAACCGAAGTTTTCGACGGTTGCGTCTGTCGGATTTGCTACCCTGTTTATCTCCTCCCATGTTTCCCAACCTACATCTCCCAACCATATTTCGTTCGTACCGGGACGCATGACTATTCTAAAAGGGTTCCTTAAACCATAAGAGATTATTCTTTTGGCTTTTGGATCAGGGTTATTGAAGAGAGGATTATCGGGTAATGCTTCGCCTGTGTCCGGATTAATACGGATGATTGATCCATCGAGACTTGTAGGATCGCCGTTGGTCCTTAAGTCTTGACTTCTTAGAGCTCCACCTTCTGCGGTAGGCGGTGTGAGTGCTGTACCTGCTACGCCTGGTGGGTCACCACAAGGATTAACAGGGTTTCCGTCCTGACCATAATCAGCAAAAGTAAAACTCGCGCCATCGCCTCCACTTGCGTAAAGCGCGCCGTCGGCTCCGAATGCTAAGGAACCAAGGGAATGACTTGGATACTGCTGGCACCAGTCTTCAACGAGAACTTGCTCTGTGCCTGTCATAGTGTTGCCGTTTGCTTGGAGTCTCGAAAGACGGCCGCTGACGACACAGCCATCTGTGGTGGCGCCCGGAGGTGTGGGACAGGCATCGCCCCATGTGGGTGGGGTTCCGCCAATAGGGGCGTCGTATGCGTAAAGTACGTAAATATATGGTTTGGTGGGGAAATTTGGATCCAGCACCATTGACATTAGGCCTCTGTCCCAAAAATTGTGAACATTAGCGCTGAGATCCGCGAAAACTGCGGGGGTTGTGTCGGTTAAGTTGTCGAAGACTTTAATTATGCCGCTTTTTTCCGCGACAAATATTCGACCGTCCGGGGAAAAGCGGAGTGTCATAGGGTTTGTGAGACCGCTAAAGACTACCTCATCTTCAAAGTTTACCTGTGTTGCTGCTTGGACGTTTTTGTCAGACTGCTTATAAAAGATGAAAGTAAAAAGGATCAGGAGGAGGATTGGTAAAATGAATTTGAGTTTTGCCACCTATTTAAAAACTGACTCCAAAAGATGAAGTTAGATATACTATAGCGGATTATAGATTACTTTTATTGTTTGTCAACGAACAAGTACGTTTTTACTGTCGTGCTAAACTAAGTTTATGACTGGAAGAACGCATGATTTAGCGGCGTTTACCGCTTTGTCTCTCGTCATTTTAAATACTCCCCTACCTCCAATTTCTCTGGCAACCGGATTATGTGCGCTAGGGGCTAATTTTATAGGTGGGCTTGCGCCGGACCTGGATCAGCCGACCGCTGATTTATGGAGAAGACTGCCAGCCGGGTCTGTTATTGGCAGATTAGTTTCGCCAATTATGGGAAGCCACAGATTTATTTCACATTCAATATTAGGAGTTGTCCTGTTTGGATTTGTCTTGAATGCTCTTCTGAAATGGATGGGAACTTTTGTGCTCGTTGATATGGGGCTAGTTTGGAGCGCTTTTATGATAGGTTTTGTGTCGCATTTAATTATGGACACGCTGACGAGGGATGGTGTGCCTTGGTTCTTTCCCATTCCTGTAAGACTAGGATTCCCGCCGATTAGCGCGCTTCGAATGAAGACGGGTGGCTATTTGGAAAAATACGTCGTGTTTCCGGGGCTTCTAATATTTAATGGCTACTGGTTTTCGCACCACTACCACTTTTATGTGGAGTTCTTGAGGAGATTCTTCTAGTTTACAAATAACTTTACAATTAAGTTGACAAAGGTCTCGTAGGCGCGTGAGATCTTGTGATTTAAGGTGGCATCCTTGAGTCCCCGAAAGGTGCCCTACCTTAAATTCTAGGATGTTCAAGGATTGGGACCTTAAAGAAGGATCTCACCTTGAACTTTACCTATACAAATTAACTTTGTCGTTGCGGCAAGGTGCCACCTTGATTCCGTAGTCCGCAAGGTATTTGAGGTTTACAATTAACTTTACAATTATATTGACAATTGGCCTCTATGTTAGTATAATATTAGTTATGTTTCAACCTAAATTTAGCTACACTCCAAAAATGATAAATACTCTCGCTTCTATCGAGAGGCTTTACGGTCGGCTTCTTGGAGAAAAGCTCGTGCCCTCTTTGGCGTTGAAGCTTTCTCAGGAAAATCAGATTCTTGCGACTCACCATTCAACGAGTATTGAGGGTAATCCCCTAACGCCTCGTGATGTGACGAACATCATCCTTGGTGATCAGATTCCGACTACAAAATCGGAAACGGAAGTTAAAAATTACTTTGCGACTTTAAATAAATCGTTCGTGCTTGCCAAGAAGCGGGTTCCCATAACAATTGATTTAACAGAAGATCTGCACGCGGAACTAATGCGGGGCTTAATAAGAGACGGAGCGGGAAAGTTTCGAGACGGCCCTGTTTTTGTCGGTCATAAAACCAAAGTTGAAATTGTTGTTAAACACAATCCGCCTTTTCACTCGGCCGCGGAGATTAAAGGCGCATTAGACGAAGTTTACGACTGGACAAATGAAGAAGACGATTTACATCCTCTTATCAAGGCCGGCGTTATGCATCATGAATTTGCCTATATCCACCCGTTTTTTGACGGTAACGGGAGGCTGGCGAGGATTTTGACTGCTTACTTTCTGCTTTTGAAGCAATATGAGGTCGTACGGTTTTTTATTCTGGACGATTATTACGACATTGACAGGCAGCAATATTCGGACACGTTGCATACGGCAGACAGTGGAGACAAAACAAAGTGGCTGGAATATTTTCTGGAAGGAATTGGCTATTCTTTGCAGGCTGCTTTAGCGCGAATTGAAGGCTTTAGACGAGATTCGGTCGATGAAGTTGCGGGAGAAAAGAGGGTTTTGGTTAGCGCGCGGGAAGAAGACGTTTTGCAAATTATTATCGACAAGAAAGCAGTTAGAACTTCCGACATTCAAGAGGTGCTGGATGTAACAAGACAGCAGGCTCACGCGCTTCTGGCATCTTTGGTCAAAAAGGGTTTGCTTAAAAAGTTTGGAAAGACCAAAACGAGTTACTACAAACTAATTTCTCCCAAAAAGCAGGAGGAGACCAGTCTTTGATATACTTTTCGTGATGCTTAAACGTTTTTCTGTGGCACTTTTGGGAGTCTTGCTCTTTGTGATTTTTTCGCAATCAGCTTTAGCGCAAGCTCCAAGACGCGGAGTCGTCTCACCTACTCCCTCACCGACACCTAGTCCGCCTGTGACAATGGCTGCAACACCCTCCGCAACCGTTAAAGAAGACATAACTCAACCAGAGGAAGAGGTCGCAAGAGAAGAATTCATCAGGCTTTTTTCAAGGCGCGAAATAACCAACCTTAATTTTTTTAATGCCGGAGGCTATATCGTTCAGAGCGCAGTTCGATCGGGAGTTCCCGCGAACACGATTATTTTGATTTTGCTTTTGCCATTTTTGGCAACATTATTCGCGTTTGTCAGGCACGTCGTAGGTTTGCCCAGTTTGGAGATGTTTGTGCCAATCGCGCTTTCAGTGACCCTAGTTTCGACCGGGTTTACGGCAGGTGCAGTGTTGCTACTTGCGATTTTGTTTGGTTCGACTATTGCCAGGGTGATTCTAAAAAGGGTAAGAATCATGCAGTTTCCCAAAATGGCGCTTTCGATTCTGGTCGTTGCCGTTTCTGTTTTTGCAGCTTTGACGATCAGCGCCGAGTTGGGAATGCTTTCTGTTAAGCAAATTTCGATTTTCCCGATTCTTATTCTAATTCTTATTGGCGAAAAAGTTGTTTCGCTGCAGTTAACAAGGAGCTTCAGAGAAACATTTTTGGTTACAACCGTGACGTTATTTTTAGGACTTGTTGGATTCGCGCTTCTCTCGTGGCATGTTGCGAGGCAAGCTGTAATTTTGTATCCGGAAGTAGTTCTGTTGTTGATTCCACTCAACGTGATGATTGGAAGATACTTTGGACTGAGGCTGACTGAATTTTTACGCTTCTATACTCTTTATCGACATGCCCGTAAGTAAAAGCGTTCTGGGCATGAATGCCCGTAACTTTTTGTATATCAGAAAGTACAATCTGCGCGATTCCAAAAAAACCGCGGATAACAAGCTTGCGACCAAACGTATCTTAATTCGCGAAGGAATTCCGACCACTCGTCTGATCAAGGCTTTTTCTAGCAGGAAATCTATTACGAAATTTGATTGGGACTTGCCCAAAGGCGGATTTGTTGTCAAACCTGCAAGAGGTTACGGCGGTGAAGGCGTTTTAGTTTTTAAAAACTGGAAGGGTGAATTCGGAGAAACGCTTTTTGGCGAGGATTACGATACGGGTAGGCTAGCATCGCACATACTCGATATCATAGAAGGTGTTTATTCTCTACAATTTCTGCCGGATCGCGCTTTTATAGAAGAAAGAGTCAGACCTCATCCGTTCTTCAAAAAAATCGCGCCCGGGCTTGCGGATATTCGGGTTATTGTTTTTAACAAGGTGCCAATAATGGCGATGTTGAGACTTCCGACCGCGGAATCAAAAGGCAGAGC
This genomic stretch from Candidatus Curtissbacteria bacterium harbors:
- a CDS encoding PQQ-dependent sugar dehydrogenase, which produces MAKLKFILPILLLILFTFIFYKQSDKNVQAATQVNFEDEVVFSGLTNPMTLRFSPDGRIFVAEKSGIIKVFDNLTDTTPAVFADLSANVHNFWDRGLMSMVLDPNFPTKPYIYVLYAYDAPIGGTPPTWGDACPTPPGATTDGCVVSGRLSRLQANGNTMTGTEQVLVEDWCQQYPSHSLGSLAFGADGALYASGGDGASFTFADYGQDGNPVNPCGDPPGVAGTALTPPTAEGGALRSQDLRTNGDPTSLDGSIIRINPDTGEALPDNPLFNNPDPKAKRIISYGLRNPFRIVMRPGTNEIWLGDVGWETWEEINRVANPTDATVENFGWPCYEGNGRQPGYDALNLNICENLYSANAVTPPVFTYNHNNKVVPTETCTIGSSSLAGVAFEFYEGSAYPDKYDGSLFFADFSRNCIWAMLKGTNGLPSPQNIEPFVEQAARPVDLQISPQGELFYVNFDGQIRRVKYVGNTPPPPPPPSGGTAPTDGLVAYWPFSEGSGTTTVNTAGSGNLGTVNGATWTTGKVGGGLSFNGTSNNVTVSSAANIPTGNSNYTISAWVNPNAIGVNGIIGWGNYTTNQVTALKIGNDSTCPSTVHIISNYWWTWSNEAKLCAPSLTNGSWHHVAASYDGTNRYIYLDGNLVKTQPSTNHAVPNPFPRFTIGDTCPDTWCGHQYFNGLIDEVRIYNRKLTDAEIVNTMNDGTAAPTPTPTPTPPPPPNEQPTATIDNPTSLNTWKVGDVISFSGSATDPEDGDLPASALTWTLLMQHCPSNCHTHTIQTFSGASSGSFSAPDHEYPSHLELQLTAKDSQGLESSASVALQPKTVALTLQTALTGLTLGFNSGTTAAPFTRTVIEGSNNSISAPSPQTMGGRTYTFASWSDSGAASHNITASTNAAYTATFNDTTPPPPTTGNGLSAIYYNNMDFTGTTFSRIDPTINFTWGSGSPHSSIANQTFSTRWTGFIVPQFTQTYRFYTRTDDGTRLWVNNQQIINRWVDQAATEVSGTITLTAGQRYSIRMDFYENGGAATAQLRWSSPSQAKQIIPQSRLFSQ
- a CDS encoding metal-dependent hydrolase, yielding MTGRTHDLAAFTALSLVILNTPLPPISLATGLCALGANFIGGLAPDLDQPTADLWRRLPAGSVIGRLVSPIMGSHRFISHSILGVVLFGFVLNALLKWMGTFVLVDMGLVWSAFMIGFVSHLIMDTLTRDGVPWFFPIPVRLGFPPISALRMKTGGYLEKYVVFPGLLIFNGYWFSHHYHFYVEFLRRFF
- a CDS encoding Fic family protein encodes the protein MFQPKFSYTPKMINTLASIERLYGRLLGEKLVPSLALKLSQENQILATHHSTSIEGNPLTPRDVTNIILGDQIPTTKSETEVKNYFATLNKSFVLAKKRVPITIDLTEDLHAELMRGLIRDGAGKFRDGPVFVGHKTKVEIVVKHNPPFHSAAEIKGALDEVYDWTNEEDDLHPLIKAGVMHHEFAYIHPFFDGNGRLARILTAYFLLLKQYEVVRFFILDDYYDIDRQQYSDTLHTADSGDKTKWLEYFLEGIGYSLQAALARIEGFRRDSVDEVAGEKRVLVSAREEDVLQIIIDKKAVRTSDIQEVLDVTRQQAHALLASLVKKGLLKKFGKTKTSYYKLISPKKQEETSL